GCGATGGTGCAGCGCTGCAGCCGCGGTGTGGGCAGTGAGCAGGCCATGCAGTGGCTGCAGCAGGCCGCGCGGGAACTGTTGCTGGCGCAATCATCCGACTGGAGCTTCATCCTCAGGGCCGGCACCACCACCGAACTTGCGAGGGAACGGGTGCAGCGCCATCTGGGGCGCTTCTGGCAGCTCATGCAGGCGATTGACGGCAGTGCCGAACTGCCTGAAGGCTGGCTTGAGGAGGTGCAGATGGATGACCGCCTGTTCCCGGTGATTCAACCGTTGGACTGGGCCCAGGTCGGCGATTGAGCTGGGGCCGCCCCCAGCACCAACCCCCGCCGCAACGCCCAGGGGGAAAGAGCGAACAAGCGCAGCATCACTGCCATCAAGCGCGGCAATGGAAGTGTGTTGGTGAGAAAACCAAACCACTCCTCCCGTGGCAGCGAAAAGAAGGTGGCGAAGTGGGTGCGCAACAAGGTTTCGTTGAAGCCCATCAAACGCCCCAAGCCGAACTGATAGAGCTGATGGCGCAGCACCAACTCGATCGGCCAAAGCGCTTGCCAACCCCGTTGCGCCAAGGCCGCTGATCCCAAACCTGGATTGGCCAGCGCGACCGCCAACGCCTCAGCCAGATCAGGTCCCCGCCGCAGTAGCGAGCCCACCATGTAGCCCGAGGCGGGATGCACCATGCTCGCCGCACCACCAAAGGCCAGCACCGGTTGGTTGCGATCCGGCAGCGGCAGGTTCATCGGGAAGAGGCAGAGCTCCTCATGGATCACCTCATTGATCTCAACGCCGCGCAGATCCAAGCGCTGCTGGAGCCGTTGCTTGAGCACCTCGTAGGGAACAGCTGGCGCCAAAGCGAGCGAGGTTTCTTCGACAAAGAACACCCCATCGCCCAGATCCATGGCGTAAAGAAAGGTGGGTGGCTCATGACGTTGCGCGTCACTGAGGTGATCACAGCGGTAGTCCATCAAGACAAAGCGACCCGGCTCGATCGGATGCTTGGAGAAGCGCCCCACCACGCCGTAGGCCGCCTGGCCCGCCACCGGGCCCTGATCGGGACGACAAATGTGAGGTGTGCGCGAGCCGGAGGCATCAATCACCACCCGCGCCTGCAATGTCGTTCCCGACGCACAGCTCACGCTTGTTGCTGAACC
The Synechococcus sp. PROS-U-1 DNA segment above includes these coding regions:
- the crtL gene encoding lycopene beta cyclase; the protein is MAQPLDVLVLGGGPAALCIASELNQRGVAVAGVAPDPVDDPWPNTYGIWADELKAVGLERLLEHRWSDTVSYFGAGGTTAQDQSHAHGIDYGLFDRAALQRYWLERADGVVWHQDMAERVEVRGSATSVSCASGTTLQARVVIDASGSRTPHICRPDQGPVAGQAAYGVVGRFSKHPIEPGRFVLMDYRCDHLSDAQRHEPPTFLYAMDLGDGVFFVEETSLALAPAVPYEVLKQRLQQRLDLRGVEINEVIHEELCLFPMNLPLPDRNQPVLAFGGAASMVHPASGYMVGSLLRRGPDLAEALAVALANPGLGSAALAQRGWQALWPIELVLRHQLYQFGLGRLMGFNETLLRTHFATFFSLPREEWFGFLTNTLPLPRLMAVMLRLFALSPWALRRGLVLGAAPAQSPTWAQSNG